The proteins below are encoded in one region of Sander vitreus isolate 19-12246 chromosome 24, sanVit1, whole genome shotgun sequence:
- the LOC144512847 gene encoding uncharacterized protein LOC144512847 produces the protein MCKVQMLRALVKQRLTAAAEEIFGLFERTIAEYEEQLCRSKEENERQRELLDAVSNPQRRLHRADVEQLLVVKEEVPSEQQECSSSVDQQEPEPPPHIKEEQEEPWSSQEGVQRQGLELTDITKFPFTPVPVKSEDDEEEAQSSQLHQRQTQHMETEADGEDCGGPEPARNSHPRLQPETEDQTGDSSDPETDDSADWKETREPQSALNSLKHDSTCKKPFSCSECGNRFANKAHLKRHMKTHKGEKPFSCSECDKAFIKSGHLKKHMRTHTDVEQLSVVKEEVPPEQQECSSSVDQQEPEPPPHIKEEQEEPWSSQEGEQFTGLEEADITKFPFTPVPVKSEDDEAQSSQVHQRQTQHMKKIADGEDCGGPEPARNSHPHLQPETEDQTGDSSDPETDDSADWKETREPQSASNSLKHDSTCKKPFSCSECGNRFSLKSNLKNHMRTHTGEKPFSCSKCGKAFTESGTLKNHMRTHTGEKPFSCSECDKAFIKSGHLKIHMRTHTGEKPFSCSVCKKSFKGSGGLQYHMKTHSGEKPFSCSECDKAFTERGSLKKHMRTQKHMRTHTGEKPFSCSVCKKSFRERGSLQSHMAVHTGEKRFSCSVCNKRFARRSDVRTHKCVGPMETEADGEDCEGPEPATSSHPHPLLQPETEDQTGDSSDPETDDSADWKETREPQSALNSLKHDSTCKKPFSCSECGNRFANKAHLKRHMKTHKGEKPFSCSVCKKSFTVSGGLQYHMKTHTGEKPFSCSECDKAFTVSGSLKIHMRTHTGEKPFSCSVCKKSFTVSGGLQYHMKTHTGEKPFSCSECDKAFTVSGSLKKHMRTHTGEKPFSQNT, from the exons atgtgtaaagtccagatgctgagagcgttggtgaagcagcgactaactgcggctgctgaagagatatttgggctgtttgaaagaacgatagcagagtacgaggagcaactttgtcgttcaaaagaggagaacgagCGACAACGGGAGCTACTGGACGCTGTTTCCAACCCCCAGcgtcggttacacagagcag atgttgagcagctgttggtggttaaagaagaggttccatctgagcagcaggagtgtagctccagtgtggaccagcaggagccagagccccccccacacattaaagaggaacaggaggaaccatggagcagtcaggagggagtgCAGCGTCAAGGGTTGGAGTTgactgatatcaccaagttcccattcactcctgtccctgtgaagagtgaagatgatgaagaggaagctcagtcctcacagcttcatcaaagacaaactcaacacatggaaacagaagcagatggagaggactgtggaggaccagaaccagccaggaactcacatccacgtttacaaccagagactgaagaccagactggagactcttctgatcctgagactgatgacagtgctgattggaaggagaccagagaacctcagtcagctttgaactctctgaaacatgattcaacgTGTAAGAAaccattcagctgctctgagtgtggcaACAGATTTGCCAACAAGGCACacctgaagagacacatgaaAACTCACaaaggagaaaaacctttcagctgctctgagtgtgataAAGCTTTCATCAAAAGTGGACACctgaagaaacacatgagaactcacacag atgttgagcagctgtcggtggttaaagaagaggttccccctgagcagcaggagtgtagctccagtgtggaccagcaggagccagagccccccccacacattaaagaggaacaggaggaaccgTGGAGCAGTCAAGAGGGAGAGCAGTTTACAGGGCTGGAAGAGGCTGATATCAcgaagttcccattcactcctgtccctgtgaagagtgaagatgatgaagctcagtcctcacaggttcatcaaagacaaactcaacacatgaaaaaaatagctgatggagaggactgtggaggcccagaaccagccaggaactcgcATCCAcatttacaaccagagactgaagaccagactggagactcttctgatcctgagactgatgacagtgctgattggaaggagaccagagaacctcagtcagcttcgAACTCTCTGAAGCATGATTCAACGTGTAAGAAaccattcagctgctctgagtgtggcaACAGATTTAGCTTGAAGTCAAACCTGAAGAaccacatgagaactcacacaggagaaaagcctttcagctgctcaaaGTGTGGTAAAGCTTTCACTGAAAGCGGAACCCTGAAGAaccacatgagaactcacacaggtgaaaaacctttcagctgctctgagtgtgataAAGCTTTCATCAAAAGTGGACACCTGAAGAtccacatgagaactcacacaggagagaagcctttcagctgcagtgtttgtaagaAATCGTTTAAAGGAAGTGGAGGTTTACAGTACCACATGAAAACTCACTCAggtgaaaaacctttcagctgctctgagtgtgataAAGCTTTCACCGAACGTGGAAGCctgaagaaacacatgagaactcagaaacacatgagaactcacacaggagagaagccttttagctgctcagtttgtaagaaGTCTTttagagagagaggaagtttACAGTCACACATGGCAGTCCACACAGGTgagaaaagattcagctgcagtgtttgtaacaaaagatttgcccGGCGTTCTGATGTCAGAACACATAAATGCGTTGGTccgatggaaacagaagctgatggagaggactgtgaaggaccagaaccagccacgagctcacatccacatccacttttacaaccagagacagaagaccagactggagactcttctgatcctgagactgatgacagtgctgattggaaggagaccagagaacctcagtcagctttgaactctctgaaacatgattcaacgTGTAAGAAaccattcagctgctctgagtgtggcaACAGATTTGCCAACAAGGCACacctgaagagacacatgaaAACTCACaaaggagaaaaacctttcagctgcagtgtttgtaagaaatcttttacagtAAGTGGAGGTTTACAGTACCACATGAAAACTCACACAggtgaaaaacctttcagctgctctgagtgtgataAAGCTTTCACCGTAAGTGGAAGCCTGAAGAtccacatgagaactcacacaggagagaagcctttcagctgcagtgtttgtaagaaatcttttacagtAAGTGGAGGTTTACAGTACCACATGAAAACTCACACAggtgaaaaacctttcagctgctctgagtgtgataAAGCTTTCACCGTAAGTGGAAGCctgaagaaacacatgagaactcacacaggagagaagccttttagtcaaaacacataa